The segment TTTCATAGCCCATGAAGAACGGAAACTGGTGTTTCGGGTCGGCATGAATCGAGACAGTCAGAACATCACCACGGTCATAGAAAATATCCTGCGTTCCGTTGCCATGATGGTAATCGATATCAAGTATCGCAACCTTTCTAGCACCCTTGGCAATCATCTGCTGGGCAGCAATGGCCGAGTTATTGAGGAAACAATATCCGCCATAACGATTGGCATGCGCATGATGTCCCGGCGGGCGGGTCAGGGCAAAGGATGCCTCGCCATCGTTCCAGACAGCATCGGCCGCCGATACCACTGTTTGCGCGCCCCAATAGGCCGCCTTCCACGTTCCCTTGGTAATCGGGGTATCGGATGAAATGGCATATTGCCCAAGACGCGCGCTGATATGGACGGGTTTGCCGCCTGAAAATCCGGCCGTTGGCCAGACATAGGGAAAAGCGTCGTGGTCGTTGCCCGCCGCATTCCAGTCCGCCCATGCGTTTTCAAGAAAGGCCAGATAATCCGCATCATGAATTGAGGCAATCGGTGCCATGCCGTGATCGGCCGGATCAACAAGTTGCGCCTGCACCGAGTGGGCCACCGCATCACGGATAATTGCCATACGGCGGGAATTTTCAAAGCATGGAATCAAACGCCCATGGTGCATTTCACCATTCCCGTCATGGGCATCGTGGCGGGAATTAAAAAACACACGCATGACTGACTTCCTTTCCGGCAAAGGCGATAAGGGGCATCTATCCCCTTATCGTAGCAGAAAGTTCTTAACAGGTAGCTATTTGCGCGCGGTGCTGTATAGCAGTTCGGCGATGGTTTCAAGGAACCCGCCAAGCTGTTTGCGCAGATTTTCAGACTCCCGCGCCAGTTTGCCCGCCATATCACGCGTGGTATCGGCAGCCTCGCCCGTCTGACCGGCCATTTCGGAAACCACGGTGATATTGTCGGTGACTTCCTGTGCGCCGCTGGATGCCTGTTCGACATTGCGTGTGATGTTCGATGACAGTGCCGTCTGGGTTTCGACATTGTTCGAAATCAGGTCCGAACGGGCGGCCAGATCATCAATGACAGATGCAATTTCGCGGATCGAATTAACCGACGCTTCGATCGCATTCTGGATATCCTGAACTTTTTCCTCAATCGATTCAGTGGCCTTGCTGGTCTGGTTGGCCAGTCCCTTGACCTCGTTGGCGACAACAGCAAAGCCCTTGCCTGCTTCACCAGCACGGGCAGCTTCGATAGTGGCATTCAATGCCAGAAGGTTGGTCTGCGCAGCAATATCGCGGATAAAACTGACGACTTCTACGATTTCGCCTGCGGCGGCTTCGAGCTGACCAATCCGGCCATCGGTTTCCTGCGCCAGACCATTGGCGCGATGGGCAATTTCAACCGATTCACGGGCCTGATCGGCAACGGTGCGGATCGACTGGTTCAATTCTTCGGATGCCTCGGAAACGCCCGAAACATTGGCGGCAGTCTGGCGGGCCGCAGCAGCAACGTTGGTCGAACGCGAACTGGTTTCGTGCGCAATGCGGTTGGCATCACCCGATGCGTTTGAAAGTGCACCTGCGGCTTCGGCAATCTGATCAACAGCCTCGAACGAACCGCTTTTGAATTCTTCGATGATGGTGTTAAAGCCGGTAAGCTTCTTTTCAATCGACGAAGTTGCCGCATTGATTTTCTGCGCCGACGTCAGATAGGCACCGACCAATCCGGTTTCGACAATCCTGCGATAATAACGGTTTTCAGAAACCGCGCCCATGGATGCCGCACTTTCCCGCAGGAAGGCGTCATTGCGGTCGATCAGCCTGTTGATCGCGATGAAAAGTTCGCGCATGTCGGGATGACTGTCGACATTGGTAATGCGTGCTTCGTAATCACCCTCCGCCGCGGCAAGAACAACGTCCAGTGCCTTTTTGATCCCCGATTTGCTGGAACCACCAAATAGCGACATTTTGAAACCTCGAATTAGCAATCAGCCTAAAGGCTTTGAATGAATTTGTCGTATGCCAGACCGGCATCTGAAAGCTTTTGCGCCAGCGCCTTACCAGCCGCAATCATGCCGTCCTTGCGGTTGGCAGTGCTTTCTTCGATCTGGCGGAGTTCCGCGTAAAGCGGGATGATCTTATCCTTGAGGACTTTCGGATCAGCCACCCGACGGTTCGAATGGTAGCCAATAATTTTGCCATTCGCGTCAAGACTGGGCGTGATATGCGCATATACCCAGTAGTGATCGCCGTTCTTTGACATGTTCACGACATAGGCGAAAATCTCGTGACCAGCAGCGATTTCATCCCAAAGCAACTTGAAAACGCAGCGCGGCATGTCGGGATGACGAATGATCGAATGGGGCTGGCCCAGAACTTCCTTTTCACGGTAGTCGGAAAGACGCAGAAAAACCTCGTTGGCATAGGTAATCCGGCCCTTAAGGTCCGTTTTACTGACAATCAGTTCTTCAGGCTTGAAATGGCGTTCCTTGCCGGTTGGCTTGGACCTGACTAGCGTTTCGCTCACGTTTCTGTCCCCGATTTTCTGTCCGATAACCTGCCATTGTAGATCACAGCAGTTTTGCATGTCCGGATATCATGTAACGATATATCCGCGAATGATAAATGTAAAATATCCATGTGATACATAGACTAAGCGTGATGATAAAAATTAGATAAATATAATTGGCCATAGCGCTCCCGACATACAATAGCGGCGCCGGTCAGCGATCATGCCTTGTCAGATGTTCATGCTTTTGATTTTCTGATTATGGTGACGTTTGCAGGGAAGCAGCATGGCACAAGATCTTCGGGACTTTCCATTTCGCGTGGTCATCCATGAAAAGCACTCCGCCCAAGGGGTGCTTGACTGGCTGGACAAGAATATACGCAGCGACAGATGGACCATGGGCATTCGCAATATCGAACTGCCGCGTGCGACTCAATCCGCCCCCATCGTCGACATGGTGATCTATTTTGCCCGTCGGGAGGATATGGAGCTTTTCCGTGAACGCTGGGCTGGCAAGACGCGCGAACATAAGGTCAAACTGAAATTCTGGCGCGCCGCGCTCTATGCCCTGCTGCACCCGAAAATGGAAATGATCGCCTACGAAAAAATCGACGACAGCCCGAAACGCATCCGCCCGGGGGATCCGGAAACAAGCATCAAGAAGCCCTGAAACGAAACAACCCCGCATCTGGTATGCGGGGTTGTTCGTCGTGCTGCCCTCAAGAGGCTTGCAGATCGTGATTACTTCGGCAGTTCGGCATCGATGCCTTTGATGTACCAGTCCATGCCCAGAAGCATTTCGTCGGTTGCATCTTCGCCTTCCTTGATGCGCAGTTCGCCAGCCTGATCATAGATCGGGCCTGCGAACGGGTGGATTTCACCCGATGCGATCTTGGCTTCGGTTTCTTCGGCCAGTGCTTTTACGTCATCAGGCATATTGGTGTAAGGTGCCATGTCGACCATACCGGAATCAATACCCCCCCAGGTGTCGGTCGATTCCCATGTGCCTTCGGCAACAGCCTTGGCACGCGCGACATAATATTCGTCCCAATGGTCAACAATCGCAGTCAATTGAGCCTTCGGTGCGAACTTGATCATGTCAGATGCCTGACCAAAACCGACGATACCGCGGTTCTCGGCAACCTGAAGCGGCGCCGGGCTGTCGGTGTGCTGAACCATGATATCAGCGCCCTGGTCGATCAGTGCCTTGGCAGCGTCGCCTTCTTTGCCCGGATCATACCAAGTATTGGCCCATACGATTTTGACTTTAACGTCCGGGTTAACCGACCATGCGCCCAGCATGAACGAGTTGATGCCACGAACTACTTCCGGGATCGGGAACGAACCGACATAGCCGACAATGTTCGACTTGGTCATTTTACCGGCGATCACACCAGCAACATAACGACCTTCATAGAAACGCGCGGCATAGGTCGAAACGTTTGCATCACGTTTGTAACCGGTTGCATGTTCGAATTTCACATTCGGGAACTGCTTGGCAACCTTGACGGTCGGGTTCATGAAACCGAACGAGGTGGTGAAGATCAGGTTATGACCGGTCTGGGCCAGCTGGCGGATCACGCGTTCGGCGTCCGCACCTTCCGGAACGCTTTCGACATAGCTGGTGGTGGCATTGTCACCAAGGGCAGCTTCGATTGCCTGACGGCCGATATCGTGGCGATAGGACCAGCCATGGTCACCGATCGGGCCGACATAGACAAAGCCAGCTTTGACTTCTTCGGCCTGGGCAGCACCCATGCCGAGTGCAAGTGCACCGGTTGCCACAACGGCGGCAAGCGTGCGCTTCACGAGGTTTGCATTCATTATTTGGTCTCCCTGTTAATCAGCTAATCAGGATTTAAACCCAATTGTTTACGCAATCAATGACGTGTTCTTGTCCAGACCAAGACTCAGCCAAACCGGCCGCATGACACAAGACCGGTTTGATTGAGTGTTGGTCCGATACGCACTTCCTCCCACCGGGTCGGGGTACCCTTTGACGCACCCCGATCCCGTTTCACCAGCCCTATTGTGCGGGCCGGAACGCCTGCCCGATACAGGCAGGTGCATTCAGTCTGATCTTTGCGCGATCACTAGAAATGATCACCAGTACAATCACGGTCGCAAGATATGGCAGCATCGACATGAATTGCGACGGCACATGCACGCCTGCACTTTGCGCATGAAGCTGCAATACCGAAATAAGCCCGAACATATAGGCACCCGCCAATAGACGACCCGGACGCCATGTTGCAAACACGACAAGCGCCAACGCGATCCAGCCGCGCCCGGCGGTCATGTTTTCGGCCCACATCGGCGTATAAGACAGCGAAAGATATGCCCCGGCAAGGCCTGCCATCGCGCCGCCAAACATGGTAGCCATATAGCGGATTTTGATCACCGAATAGCCGATGGCATGCGCGGAATGATGGGAATCACCAACCGCCTTGAGGATCAGCCCCCCTCGGGTACGCGACAGGAAGAACCCAACCGCAATCACCATCACAATCGACAGATAAACCAGAAAATCCTGACCAAACAGGATTTCGCCAACCAGCGGAATATCGGTCAAAACCGGGATATTCAGCCCTGGGAGCGGTTCGATCGCAAAGCCGACAAAGCCGGAACCAACAAGGGCTGAAAAACCCACCCCGAAAATGGTCAGCGCCAGACCCGTTGCGACCTGATTGGCCATCAGGGTCAGGGTCAGAAAGGCGAAGATCAGCGACATCAGCATTCCGGCAACGATTGCCGCCAGAATACCCAGAATGGCCGAGCCGCTTGATGCGGTGACCGCAAAGCCGGAAATCGCGCCCACCAGCATCATGCCTTCGACACCAAGGTTAAGCACCCCGGATTTTTCGGCAATCAGTTCGCCGGTCGATGCCAGCAGAAGCGGGGTCGATGCCGTAATCACGGTCAGGATCAGTGGAATGAGCCAATCCATTATGCGGCCTCCCCTTTGGCTGCCGGGGTTCCGAAACGAACCCGGTACTTGGTCAAAACATCACAGGCCAGCAGGAAGAACAGCAAAATCCCCTGAAACAGGCCGGTCACCGCATTTGGTAGCCCCAACGTAATCTGGGCCAATTCCCCACCCAGATAGGTCAGCGCCATAATCAGCCCGCCAAACAGGATACCCAGCGGATGCAACCGCCCAAGGAAGGCAACGATAATTGCCGTAAAGCCATAACCGGGCGATATGGCAGGCTGCAACTGGCCAATCGGCCCGGCAACCTCGAACAAACCGGCAAGACCGGAAAGCGCGCCGCCCAACAACAGGGTAAACCAGACCATGCGTTTCTGACGGAACCCGACATGGCGGGCGGCCTGTGGGGCCTTACCAACCACACGCAGCTGGAACCCGATCACCGATTTCGACAGCAAAATCCAACCGGCAATCACCACCAGCACCGCAAAGGCGGTTCCAAGATGAACGCGCGTGCCGTCATAAATCACCGGCAGCAGGCCAGCATCCGGGAATGGACGGGATTCAGGGAAATTGAAACCTTCGGGGTTGCGCCACGGACCATGCACAAGGAAGCTCAGGAAAAGCGTTGCGACATAGGTCAGCATCAGGCTGGTCAGAATTTCGTTGGCATTAAATCGGGTGCGCAGAAGTGCTGGTATGCCGCCCCAGAACGCCCCGCCAATTGCCCCAAGCACAAACATTGCGGGCAACAGGAACATGCTTTCACTGTCATAAAAATAAAGCGCAAGACCACCGCCGAATATGGCGCCCATGGTCAATTGCCCCTCGGCACCGATGTTCCAGACATTGGCGCGGAACCCCATCGACAGCCCGATGGCGATGATCACAAGCGGGGTTGCCTTCACAAACAGTTCGGAAATGCCATAGCTGTTGTTGATCGGCAGGATGAAAAATGTGTAAAGCGCATCAAACGGGTTCTTGCCCATAAAGGAAAAGATGATCCCGCCGACTATCAGCGTCATGAGAATTGCCAGAACCGGCGACAGATAGACCATCGCCTGACTATGCTGGCGACGGGGTTCAAGCCTGACCAACGCGATCTCCTTCGATAAGCTCTTTCGTCTTCAGGGTTACGTCGCCATCCAGATCGTGAAGTCCCCCCATCAACAAACCGATTTCCTCGACACTGACATCGGCCATTGGCCGCGGGGCGGACATCTTGCCTTCGGACATCACCACCACCTGATCACAGATGGCGAAAATTTCGTCCAGATCCTGCGAAATCACCAGAACCGCCGTGCCCTTTGCCGCCAGATCAAGCAATGCCTGATGGATGGCACTTGCCGCACCGGCATCAACACCCCAGGTCGGCTGTGAAATCACCAGTACGCCCGGATCCTGAAGGATTTCACGCCCGACGATAAACTTCTGAAGGTTCCCACCCGACAGGCTTCCGGCCTCGGCCGAGGCACCGGTGGTACGCACATCAAATGTCTTAATAATCTTGTCGGCAAATGTACGGGTTGGGACTTCGCGGATCAAACCACGCGCGGACAGCGCCATGCGCCGGAACGCGGTCAAAAACCCGTTTTCCGAAAGGCTCATATCAGGAACAGCGCCATGCCCGTTGCGTTCCTCAGGCACAAAAGCCGCGCCAAGCCGACGGCGTCGGCGCGGACCAAAATGTGCAACCGGATTGCCATCAATCTTGATGCAGTCGGGTGTGCCGATGATTTCGGTTTCACCGGCCAGTGCCTGAAACAGTTCGTTCTGGCCATTTCCGGCGACACCGGCAACGCCCATGATTTCCCCGCCCCGCACCTTCAGGCCAATCCCCTTAAGGTCGGTGCCAAACTGTTCGTCACTGATCAGTGACAGATCGGAAATATCAAGACGCACATCACCGAATCTGCGCGTGCCGCTGCGATCGGGTGCTGTCAGTTTCTGGCCGATCATCATTTCGGCCATGGATTTCGCCGTCTCCTCGCGCGGGTCACACCCGCCGACGACCTTGCCTCCGCGCAATACGGTTGCCTTCTGACACAGTGCTTTGACCTCGTGCAGTTTGTGGCTGATATAAAGGATTGCGCAACCTTCGTCGGCAAGACGGCGCAATGTTTCAAACAGCTTTTCGACTTCCTGCGGTGTCAAAACCGATGTCGGCTCGTCCAGGATAAGCAGCTTGGGATTTTGCAGAAGACAGCGAACGATTTCGATCCGCTGCCGTTCGCCAACCGAAAGTGTATAAACATGACGATCAGGATCAAGCGGCAGACCATAGGTCTTTTCGACCTCGATCACCTGCTGACGCAGGGCAGCCATATCGCGCACGTCATTCATCGCCAGCGCAATGTTTTCCAGAACCGTCATGGTTTCGAACAGCGAGAAATGCTGGAACACCAGACCAACACCCATTTCGCGCGCGTCATGCGGGCTATGGATCGTGACTGGCTTGCCCTCCCACAGCAATTCGCCCTGATCGGCCTGCAGCACGCCATAGATGATTTTTACAAGCGTACTTTTACCCGCACCATTTTCCCCCAGAAGGGCATGGATTTCACCAGGTTCGATACGGAAACTGATATCGTCATTTGCCAGACAGCCCGGAAAGGCCTTGGTCACACCGCGCACTTCAAGCTGCGCTGGTTTTGACCCGCCTGTCATCGCCAAGCCTGTATCTGATCCGGTATTCCCGGTCGTCGACGTCACTGCTGCCACCCCTAAATTGCGATCCGATCACGCACACCGAAGGTATTACCCGTTCACGGTTTGCTAATCAAACGGTCTCAATACGCGATTTTGTCTTCTTTGGCATCCCAGGCCGCAAAGACATCACGCGCTTCCCCTAAATCCAGATGTTCGCACGGCAGGCTCCGATCCGGGATCGGTTTTGCCACTTCATCATACAGGAATTGATCGTCAAAGCCGATTGCCGCGGCATCATCGCGGGAATTGGCATAATAGATCCGGTCAAGACGCGCCCAATAGATCGCCGAAAGGCACATCGGGCATGGCTCGCAACTGGTGTAAATCTCGCAACCGGCAAGATTGAAGGTACCAAGCTTTTCACAGGCAGCACGGATGGCGCTGACCTCTGCATGAGCGGTCGGATCGTTGCTGGATGTTACCTTGTTCCAGCCTTCGGATACGACTTCGCCGTCCTTGACAATGATTGCCCCGAACGGGCCGCCACAGCCTTCTTCCATTTTTGTCCGCGACAAATTCACGGCATGGAGCATGTGTTTATGCTTGGCATCACACACAGCCAAATCTCCCTATATGAACTCCTGATCCGGTAAACGGATCCTCCTGATCAGGCCGCTATTGGCGCGGCCCTTTATCATTTATATGCCTTGCAATGAAGGCTTTATCATCCGGCAAGGCCGTCTTGTGCGATCCTGTTCACCGGATATTGCGCCAGACGTGCTTCACGCACGGACAGCAATTGCACTGCAACCGATGCCGCAATGATTGCCGGCTGTTTGCCGGTAATGCCCTGAATTCCAATCGGGCATGTCAAACGACCGATTTCCGTGTCACCCAACCCGCGATCCTTTAATCGCCGGACAAAGCGCGTGCGTTTGGTCTGGCTTCCGATCATGCCGACAAAACCAAGATCATTCCGCATCAAGGCCGCCCGACAGATATCAAAGTCCTGCGCGTGGCTGTGCGTCAGGATAAGCGCGAAGGCATCGGGCGGCATGTCGCCCACCTCGTCCTCGGGCCTTTCGCTTTGATGCAGATGAAGTTTCGATGTTTCCGGCAGGGTCAGGTATTCATCACGCGAATCGATCAAATGAAGATCGAACGGCAAGGGGGCCAGTGCCTGAACAATCGCCTGCCCGACATGCCCGGCACCAAACAGCCAAAGCGGCGCTGCCCCGTCATCAAGGCGCAGGCACAGCTTCTGCTGCCCCGCCAGATCACATAATCCTCCGCGCCCCCCGGCAAACAGGCGCTCCAATGCATCGGCATCCTGAATACTGGCCGTTTCAAGATGTTGGCTTTCGCCCATCGATAAAATCGCCCAAGCACGATGAACAGGACCGGCATTGCTTTGCGTATTTCGGATCGCTGTCGCCAACTGATGCTTTTGCATCGAGCTCAGCAGGTGAAACGCAATATCGACAGAACCGCCGCAGCATTGGCCGAGCCCTGGCCCCAACGGGAATGGAACCAGTTCCGCATCAAAATCCCGCCCCAGATTCAGGATTTCACGCGCCCGAACCGTCACCTGATGTTCCATATTGCCACCACCAACCGTCCCGACAATGTCGGCTTCACTGATCAGCATAAATGCCCCTGCCTCGCGCGGGGTGGACCCGCGAATGGCCGCCACACTGACCAGCATCACCGGATCGGATGATTGCAGCAAAGCGATATGGGCGTCGGGTGACAGGCGCATGATGTCTATTCCCCCGCCGCCGGAATCGCATCATGACTTTGGGCAATCATGCCCTTGGCCACATTGGCGACCGCATTCAGGACGGCCTCGGGCGTTGCCGGGGCATTCAGCATCGGGATCACCTTGTAATCTCCGACCGATGCGATCGCATCAGCAATGGCACGATGCACTGAAATCGCCAGCATCAGCGGCGGTTCACCAACAGCCTTTGATCGGTGAATGGTTTTTTCAACGTTTCTTCCGGAAGACCACAATTCAAGACGGAAATCTTCCGGTCGATCCGAGCATGCGGGAATTTTATAGGTGGATGGCGCATGCGTTCGCAAACGCCCTGCATCATCCCACCACAATTCCTCGGATGTCAGCCATCCCATGCCTTGAATAAAGCCGCCTTCGATCTGACCACGGTCAATCGCCGGGTTCAGCGACCGGCCGACATCGTGGCTGATGTCAACGCGTGTGACCTTATATTCGCCCGTCAGGGTATCGATCATCACCTCGGAACAGGCCATGCCATAGGCAAAGTAATAGAATGGCCGACCCGACGCGGTTTCACGGTCGTAATGGATTTTCGGTGTCGCGTAATAGCCCGTCGCTGAAAGCGAAACGCGCGCCAAATAAGCCTGTTTGACCAGATCGGCAAATTCCAGCTCGGTCACACCGCCGATAATCACCCGGCCCGGAACAAACCGGACGGCGGCCTCAACCACACCATATTTTTCCGCGGCAAAAGCAATCAGGCGCGATTTGATGGTAATCGCGGCGTCGCGCGCGGCCATGCCGTTCATATCCGCGCCGCTTGATGCCGCGGTTGCCGATGTGTTGGGAACCTTGCCAGTGTTGGTTGCCGTGATCTTGATCCGGTCGAGATCAATCTGGAATTCCTCGGCCACGACCTGGGCGACCTTGATAAACAGGCCCTGCCCCATTTCCGTCCCGCCATGGTTCAGATGCACCGATCCGTCCTGATAAATATGGATCAATGCGCCCGCCTGATTTAGGAAGGTCGTGGTAAAGGAAATGCCAAACTTGACCGGCGTGATCGAAATGCCGCGCTTGATCACCGGGCTTTGCGCATTGAACGCGTCGATTTCCTCGCGGCGCTTGCGATAGTCGCAAGATGCCAGAATATCGTTCGTCAGTTCCGCAAGGACGTTATCCTCGACCGTCATGTGATAGGGCGTCGTGTTGCGGTCGGTTGTCCCGTAATAGTTGGCGATCCGCACATCAAGCGGATCGCGGCCAATCGTCATGGCGATTTCATCGATGATCCGTTCAATCGCAACCATGCCCTGCGGCCCGCCAAAGCCGCGAAACGCGGTATTGGACACCAGATTGGTTTTGCAGCGATAGGACCGGATTTCGACATCGCCAAGGAAATAGGCATTGTCGGTATGGAACATCGCACGATCACAGATCGCGGCCGACAGATCGGCCGAGAAACCGCAATTGGCAGCATATTGAATATCCAACCCGCAAATCCGGCCATCATCATCAAAGCCGACATCATATTCGACGATAAAGTCATGGCGTTTGCCGGTCATGACCATGTCATCATCGCGGTCCAGACGCATTTTCGCCGGGCGACCAGTTTTAACCGCAACAATCGCCGCCAGTGCCGCCCATTGTGATGCCTGCGTTTCCTTGCCACCAAAACCACCGCCCATACGGCGCACTTCGACGGTTACCGCGTTGGCGGGACGGCCAAGGACATTGGCGATATTGTGCTGAACCTCGGACGGATGCTGGGTCGAGCAATGCAAAAGCACGTCACCGTCTTCCTGCGGAATGGCAAAGGTGATCTGGCCCTCAAGATAGAAATGGTCCTGCCCACCGATTTCCATCGCCCCGGACCGGCGATGTTTCGCGCGCACCAGTGCCGATTTGGCATCGCCCTGCGCCATGACATGGGGTGGCGCGACGAATTGCTGTTTTTCCAGTGCTTCCTTGACGCTCAGGATCGCGGGTAGTTCTTCATATTCGATCTCAGCCAGCTTGACGGCATTGCGTGCCTGTTCGCGGGTTTCGGCGGCAACACAGAAAACCGGCTGACCGTAAAACTGCACAATCCCGTCGGGCAGAACCGGATCATCATGGGTATGGGCGGGTGACACGTCATTGACACCGGGCACATCATCCGCCGTCAGGACACACACCACACCGGGGGCGGATCGAACCTTTGACAGGTCCATTTTCGTGATTCTGCCATGTGCAACGGTTGCCGCACCGGGGGCCAGATGAAGAGTGCCGAACGGTTCAAGAATATCGTCAACATAAACCGCTTCGCCCGCGACATGCTTCGGACCGCTGTCATGCTTGCTGGCGGAGCGAATCCCACCCGAAAGCCCCGGTGTCGGCGCCAGAAGCTCACCCGGGTCTTTGGTATCGATGACTTTGGATGCGTTGTCAGACATGGGCAGCCTCCCTGCCAACCAGACGGGTGGCAATTTCAGGTGCCGTTGTTTCGATAAACAGTTTGGTCAAAAGATTTTGCGCGACCAGCATGCGGTATTCCTTGGATGCCCGCATATCAGACATCGGGTCAAAATCCTTGGTCAAAGCCAGTTGCGCCGCGTTCAGACTGGCTTCGTTCCAATCCTTGCCAATCAGGGCTGCCTCACACTTTTTGGCCCGCATCGGTGTTCCGGCCATGCCACCAAATGCCGCACGGAATTCGATCACCTTGCCGCCATCAACCCGAATGGCAAAGGCCGCAAGAACCGCCGTAATATCCTGATCAAACCGTTTGGAAATCTTGTAGGCCTTGAACTGCACCCCGGCCGCAGGCTTCGGAATGATGATGCTTTCGACGAACTCGCCCTTGGCCCGGTCC is part of the Thalassospira lucentensis genome and harbors:
- a CDS encoding histone deacetylase family protein, whose protein sequence is MRVFFNSRHDAHDGNGEMHHGRLIPCFENSRRMAIIRDAVAHSVQAQLVDPADHGMAPIASIHDADYLAFLENAWADWNAAGNDHDAFPYVWPTAGFSGGKPVHISARLGQYAISSDTPITKGTWKAAYWGAQTVVSAADAVWNDGEASFALTRPPGHHAHANRYGGYCFLNNSAIAAQQMIAKGARKVAILDIDYHHGNGTQDIFYDRGDVLTVSIHADPKHQFPFFMGYENETGRLGGQGANLNIVLPGGSDFGPWSQGFSKAIQKIITWQPEALVIALGVDAHEAETLCDFRLQTDDFKRIGQMIGRLGLKTVFVMEGGYAHDVIGFNVAAVLGGYLQEIKG
- a CDS encoding methyl-accepting chemotaxis protein, with translation MSLFGGSSKSGIKKALDVVLAAAEGDYEARITNVDSHPDMRELFIAINRLIDRNDAFLRESAASMGAVSENRYYRRIVETGLVGAYLTSAQKINAATSSIEKKLTGFNTIIEEFKSGSFEAVDQIAEAAGALSNASGDANRIAHETSSRSTNVAAAARQTAANVSGVSEASEELNQSIRTVADQARESVEIAHRANGLAQETDGRIGQLEAAAGEIVEVVSFIRDIAAQTNLLALNATIEAARAGEAGKGFAVVANEVKGLANQTSKATESIEEKVQDIQNAIEASVNSIREIASVIDDLAARSDLISNNVETQTALSSNITRNVEQASSGAQEVTDNITVVSEMAGQTGEAADTTRDMAGKLARESENLRKQLGGFLETIAELLYSTARK
- a CDS encoding PAS domain-containing protein, which produces MSETLVRSKPTGKERHFKPEELIVSKTDLKGRITYANEVFLRLSDYREKEVLGQPHSIIRHPDMPRCVFKLLWDEIAAGHEIFAYVVNMSKNGDHYWVYAHITPSLDANGKIIGYHSNRRVADPKVLKDKIIPLYAELRQIEESTANRKDGMIAAGKALAQKLSDAGLAYDKFIQSL
- a CDS encoding BMP family ABC transporter substrate-binding protein, which encodes MNANLVKRTLAAVVATGALALGMGAAQAEEVKAGFVYVGPIGDHGWSYRHDIGRQAIEAALGDNATTSYVESVPEGADAERVIRQLAQTGHNLIFTTSFGFMNPTVKVAKQFPNVKFEHATGYKRDANVSTYAARFYEGRYVAGVIAGKMTKSNIVGYVGSFPIPEVVRGINSFMLGAWSVNPDVKVKIVWANTWYDPGKEGDAAKALIDQGADIMVQHTDSPAPLQVAENRGIVGFGQASDMIKFAPKAQLTAIVDHWDEYYVARAKAVAEGTWESTDTWGGIDSGMVDMAPYTNMPDDVKALAEETEAKIASGEIHPFAGPIYDQAGELRIKEGEDATDEMLLGMDWYIKGIDAELPK
- a CDS encoding ABC transporter permease is translated as MDWLIPLILTVITASTPLLLASTGELIAEKSGVLNLGVEGMMLVGAISGFAVTASSGSAILGILAAIVAGMLMSLIFAFLTLTLMANQVATGLALTIFGVGFSALVGSGFVGFAIEPLPGLNIPVLTDIPLVGEILFGQDFLVYLSIVMVIAVGFFLSRTRGGLILKAVGDSHHSAHAIGYSVIKIRYMATMFGGAMAGLAGAYLSLSYTPMWAENMTAGRGWIALALVVFATWRPGRLLAGAYMFGLISVLQLHAQSAGVHVPSQFMSMLPYLATVIVLVIISSDRAKIRLNAPACIGQAFRPAQ
- a CDS encoding ABC transporter permease produces the protein MVRLEPRRQHSQAMVYLSPVLAILMTLIVGGIIFSFMGKNPFDALYTFFILPINNSYGISELFVKATPLVIIAIGLSMGFRANVWNIGAEGQLTMGAIFGGGLALYFYDSESMFLLPAMFVLGAIGGAFWGGIPALLRTRFNANEILTSLMLTYVATLFLSFLVHGPWRNPEGFNFPESRPFPDAGLLPVIYDGTRVHLGTAFAVLVVIAGWILLSKSVIGFQLRVVGKAPQAARHVGFRQKRMVWFTLLLGGALSGLAGLFEVAGPIGQLQPAISPGYGFTAIIVAFLGRLHPLGILFGGLIMALTYLGGELAQITLGLPNAVTGLFQGILLFFLLACDVLTKYRVRFGTPAAKGEAA
- a CDS encoding ABC transporter ATP-binding protein — protein: MTGGSKPAQLEVRGVTKAFPGCLANDDISFRIEPGEIHALLGENGAGKSTLVKIIYGVLQADQGELLWEGKPVTIHSPHDAREMGVGLVFQHFSLFETMTVLENIALAMNDVRDMAALRQQVIEVEKTYGLPLDPDRHVYTLSVGERQRIEIVRCLLQNPKLLILDEPTSVLTPQEVEKLFETLRRLADEGCAILYISHKLHEVKALCQKATVLRGGKVVGGCDPREETAKSMAEMMIGQKLTAPDRSGTRRFGDVRLDISDLSLISDEQFGTDLKGIGLKVRGGEIMGVAGVAGNGQNELFQALAGETEIIGTPDCIKIDGNPVAHFGPRRRRRLGAAFVPEERNGHGAVPDMSLSENGFLTAFRRMALSARGLIREVPTRTFADKIIKTFDVRTTGASAEAGSLSGGNLQKFIVGREILQDPGVLVISQPTWGVDAGAASAIHQALLDLAAKGTAVLVISQDLDEIFAICDQVVVMSEGKMSAPRPMADVSVEEIGLLMGGLHDLDGDVTLKTKELIEGDRVGQA
- a CDS encoding nucleoside deaminase, with product MLHAVNLSRTKMEEGCGGPFGAIIVKDGEVVSEGWNKVTSSNDPTAHAEVSAIRAACEKLGTFNLAGCEIYTSCEPCPMCLSAIYWARLDRIYYANSRDDAAAIGFDDQFLYDEVAKPIPDRSLPCEHLDLGEARDVFAAWDAKEDKIAY